The DNA sequence TGACATCAGTAGTTGGTGTAAAAGGAAACGGAGGACAATCCAATTATGCAGCTTCTAAAGCTGGAGTTATTGGTTTTACTAAGTCTATTGCTTTGGAGCTGGGATCAAGAAATATCCGTTGTAATGCGATTGCACCAGGATTTATTGAAACTGAAATGACTGCTTCTTTAGATGAGAAAACCCTTAAAACATGGACAGATGGAATTCCAATGAAGAGAGGAGGACAGCCACAAGATGTTGCTAATGCATGTGTATTTTTAGGAAGTGAAATGTCAACTTATATTACAGGACAAACGTTACACGTAGACGGTGGAATGTTAACATAAAAAATAGCTTTTAGAAGTTATAAAGAAGCCAGATCATTTGATCTGGCTTTTTGGTTTTTAATCTTTAAAAATTTGATTTTCCTGTTCCTGAACTCTTATAAAAGTTGTTCTTTTGGACAATTCCTTTAATTTGGAAGCTCCTACATAAGTACATGTAGATCTTACACCCCCTAAAATGTCTTTTACCGTTTCAGAAACCGGACCTTTATAGGCTGCTTTTACCGTTTTACCTTCGGATGCTCTGTATTCTGCAACACCTCCGGAATGCTTATCCATTGCTGTTTTAGAGCTCATCCCATAAAAAAGACGGTATTTCTTTCCGTTTTCTTCGATCATCTCGCCACCACTTTCATCATGTCCGGCAAACATTCCACCCAACATAACAAAGTCTGCACCACCTCCAAAAGCTTTGGCAACATCTCCGGGAACTTTACAACCGCCATCCGCAATAATATGGCCTCCAAGTCCATGAGCGGCATCGGAACATTCGATAATAGCTGAAAGTTGTGGATATCCAACCCCTGTCTTTACACGGGTAGTACATACTGAACCAGGGCCGATACCGACTTTAATGATATCTGCTCCTACTAAAAGAAGCTCTTCAACCATTTCTCCGGTAACCACATTCCCTGCCATGATGATTTTATCAGGAAAATTAGCTCTTGCCTGCTTTACAAATCCAACAAAATGCTCAGAATAACCATTGGCTACATCGATACAGAGAAACTCGATTTTTGGGTGTCTTTCAAGGATTTGCTTAAGCTTTTCCTCATCTGCCTTTCCAGTACCGGTACTTAGGGCTATATATTGATGAATACTTTCCGGCTGGCTTTGTAAGAACTGATCCCATTCCTCCACAGAATAGTGCTTATGAATGGCAGTGATAATTTTGTCTTTAGCCAATTCTACAGCCATTTCAAAAGTACCTACTGTATCCATATTGGCTGCAATAATAGGAGTTCCTTTCCATTTCTTCTTTGTATGTCGGAAAGTAAATTCTCTTTCTAAATCTACTTCAGACCGTGATTTTAAAGTAGATCTTTTAGGGCGGAACATGACGTCCTTAAACCCTAGTTTTATCTCATATTCTATACGCATTGTAATTATTTAGGATATTAAAATTAGCAAATAATATTAAATATAGTATTTTTGAAAGGATGGATTTTCCGGTTACTTTTCAAATATTTGGTAAAACAATGTTAGCGCATCCTATTTTTGAAGCGCTAGGAATGTTTATGGGAATGCGTTATTATTTTTATTTAAAAAGAAAATCTTCCGAAAAACTTTCTTTCAATACGTCCGCTGCGGTACTTATTGGGGCTACAGCCGGGGCATTAATTGGATCAAAACTAATTGGAAACCTTGAGAACCCTTATAAGCTTTTTGAACATTTTAACTTTAAGAGTATCTGGTCCAATAATACCATCGTTGGGGGACTTGCTTTCGGATTAATAGGGGTAGAATTGGCAAAAAAAATTGTCGGACATAAGGAAAGTACAGGAGACCTGATCGTGTATCCTTTACTTCTGGCTATAATTATTGGAAGAGTAGGTTGTTTTCTTACAGGAGTTGATGAGGAAACTTACGGGGTACCCACCCAATCTATCTTCGGAATGCATCTCGGAGATCAATATCTCAGACATCCGGTAGCTCTTTATGAAATCGTATTTTTACTGGGTCTTTGGGTTGTTTTAAAAATCAAACAGAGTACAGCAGATTATCCGTCTGGTTATATCTTTCAGATTTTTATGGTAAGCTACTTTATATTCAGGTTCTTTCTGGATTTTATAAAGCCAAGAGTTGAACTTATTGGAAATTTTGGGACAATACAGCTCGTTTGTCTAAGCGTAATTATTTATTACATTTTTAAAATCAAAGAAACAAAAACCGTAAATTCACATTAAAATATTTAAAATGAAACTGTTAAGTCTTTTAGAGGTAGGAAACCTGGGTGGGTTAGTTGCTATGATTATTCTCATAATGGTATTGGGGGGGCTTTTTATATCTTTTATCATTACAATGATTGTAAAGATCTCTTACGAATGGAAAGGGGATAAAAAGTTTACTAAAAAGCAGTTTATTCAAAGCATGCTCATTTGCCTTTTAATCTGCGGTTTAATTAGTGGATACATTTGTGGAGCTTAAATTTAAAATACTATTATGCCAGTAAGAAACTATACCTATTACGATTATACGATCAGTCTTTGCCCGGAATGTCTGAAAAGGGTAGGAGCAAAGATAATCATAGAGGATGAAGCTGTTTTCATGACAAAAAGATGTCCCGAGCACGGTTTTTTCAAAACAAAAATAGCCTCTGACGTCCACTATTATAAAAATATCAGAAACTACAACAAGGCCTCTGAAATGCCTTTACATTTCGGAACTGATGTAGAATATGGATGCCCTTATGATTGCGGGCTCTGTGTAGATCATGAGCAACATAGTTGTTTATCTATTGTAGAGGTTACAGATCGTTGTAATCTGACATGTCCGACCTGCTATGCGATGTCGTCTCCACATTATGGAAGTCACAGAAGTTTAGAAGAAATAGAGGCAATGTTTGATGTCATTGTTAAAAATGAAGGACAGCCGGACGTTGTTCAGATCAGTGGAGGAGAACCGACAATCCATCCAGAGTTTTTTAAGATCATGGATATTGCCAAATCTAAACCCATCAAACATCTGATGCTGAACACCAACGGGGTAAGAATAGCCAATGATCCCGGATTTGCAGAAAAACTGGCTACATATGCTTCCGAGTTTGAAGTCTATCTTCAGTTTGATTCTTTTAAGCCTGAGGTTTTAATGGACTTCAGAGGAAAAGATCTTACAGATGTGCGAATGAAAGCTCTGGAAAAACTCAATGAGCTGAATCTTTCAACGACCTTGGTTATTGTTCTTCAACAGGGAAAGAATATTGATGAGATCGGGAAAATTATTGAATTTGCATTGAAACAAAAATGTGTGCGGGGAATTACCTTTCAGCCTGTAGAAATTGCCGGAAGAAACAGGGAGGATTCGGCGCATGAGAAAATTACGTTAACAGAAGTAAGGCAGGAAATTTTGAATCAATTTCCTTTACTGAATTCAGATGATATCATTCCGGTCCCTTGTAATCCGGATGCTTTGGCAATGGGTTATATTTTAAAGTTAGAAGGTGAAATAATTCCTTTAACAAGATATATCAATCCTGCTGATCTGCTGAATAATGAATCACGGAATACAATTGTATACGAACAGGATGCAGGACTTCAAATGCAGCTGCTGGATATTTTCAGTACAGGAATTTCAGTAGATAAAGTAAAGCCTAAGGTGAACCAGTTACTCTGTTGTCTTCCTGAAGTTTCCGCACCTGATTTGGATTATGACAATCTGTTTAGGATTATCATCATGAACTTCATGGATGCTCATGATTTTGATGTTCGGGCAGTAAAAAAATCTTGCGTTCACATCGTGAATAAAGATTTGAAGTTAATCCCTTTTGAAACCATGAATCTTTTCTATCGCGATGGGAAAAAAGAATATCTTGAAGAATTAAGAAAGGAAGATAAAGTCCTGTTTTAGTATAGTCCAGAACTACCTTTCTGAATTAAAGTATAATGGTCAACAGAAAAAAGGGGTGAAAAACTATCGTTTAACACCCCATAAATTTATGGTTCCTCTGTGATCGAAACCGAGTTTCTCATAAAGTTTTTTAGCTCCTGTATTTGTTTCAGCAACATGTAGAAAAGGGGTTTTGTTATCTTCAAATATCTTTGAGGAAACAAATGCAACCAGTTGTTTCGCATAGCCTTTTCCCAGATAATCAGAATCTGTAATCACAGCACTTACTTCAGTCATATCGTTCATCTGCATTCTCTCACCCGTTACCGCAACCAGTTTATTATCCTTAAAGATTCCAAAATAACGACCTAGTTCGGGAGTTCTGTTTTTGAAGTAATGAGGATAGAATTTTTTGACAAATAAAAGAAGCTCAGTCTGATTTTCTTCTGTTAGAAGAAGGATGTCTTCTGTAAGCTCCAGATTGATTTTCTTTTCTAAAACGTACTGATCACAGACAAGCTGAGATAATTCTGTTTTAAAATTGCCAATAGGTTTAGCACCAAACATTAGAAAATCATCACAGATTTTTGAGTATTCTGCGATGTCATTTTCTTTTCCAGCTTCTAATGCTCCTCCAAAGGCAGCTACTTCCGGATTATAAAACTTAGAATCACCAAAGTTTAAGCAAAACTTCTCATGATGCTCATTAAGTGAATGATAAACAGGGTTATCGAGCTTACTATACATTAGTCAAAATTCATAACCTCTTCCAGGGTCTTCATATATTCGTAGGCTGTTAAATCAAATTTTACAGGAACGATAGAGATATATCCGTTGGCCAAAGCTGTTTCATCAGCATCTTCAGATTCATCCATATTGTTGAAATATCCTGTCAGCCAATAGTATTTTTTTCCATGTGGATTTACCCTTTCATCAAAGCTTTCTTCCCATTTTGCATTAGCCTGTTTGCAGACTTTAATTCCTTTTATTTCTCCGGCAGGAAGTTTTGGAATATTTACGTTAAGAACGATTCCTTTGGGCATTGGGTTTTCCAGGGTTCTTTTTACAATATTTTGGATAAATTCTTTTGCCTGTGTAAAATCTGCTTCCCAGCTAAAATCAAGCAGCGAGAATCCAATAGCGGGAATCCCTTCTACGCCGGCTTCTACAGCAGCAGACATCGTCCCGGAATAAATAACATTAATCGATGAGTTCGCTCCGTGATTGATTCCTGAAACAACAATATCCGGTCTTCTTGTCAAAATTTTGTCAAGAGCCATTTTTACACAATCAACAGGAGTTCCGCTACAAGAATAATCAGTTTGTGGACCATCAAGTTTTACTTCTTCATAACTTAAAGTAGAATTGATAGTAATAGCATGTCCTTTTCCACTTTGCGGAGAGTTGGGTGCTACCACAATCACTTCTCCGATTTCATTCATAAAATTAATAAGATTTCTGATACCAGGTGCTGTAATTCCATCATCATTAGTTACCAGAATAAGTGGTCTTTCCATAAAATATTTTTATTTTAACAAAAATACTCAAAACTATCCGATATTTGTAAATAAGGTATTAAATTTGATAGTTTGTAACAGTAATTTAAATGTTACTACTAATTCATATAATTTAGAAAAAATTAATAAAATACATTACAGATTTATGTGGAAAAATTTTAAACTCAATAAATTTTTACTCCTAATTCCATTGACAAGTCTAATGTTTTGTTTCAACTCGCCTAAGAATGACGATGAAAAGATGCAGACGATAATGGTAAGCGTGAAGAATACACTTTCTTATTTACATTACAGCCCAAAACCTATCAATGATGCCTATTCAAAAGATGTTTATAAACATTATTTTGAAATGGTAGATTCCGGGAAAAGATATTTCCTTCAGTCAGACATGGATGAATTCAGCAAGCATGAAACAAAACTGGATGACTATCTGAACCTTGGAGACTTAACCTTCTATAAACTTACCATTGACAGATTGTATCAAAGAGTAGATGAAATTGATCAGATTACTCAGGATATTTTCAGTAAACCAATCAATTTAGAGGAAGATGAAACACTTACTTTAGAGCCTAAATTGAAAAAGGTTCCAGCTAACAAGCAAGAACAGTATAACGAATGGAGAAAGTTTATTAAATATAATATCCTTCAGGAAATTGAGTCGATGAACAGTAAAGAACAGGCTCAAAAAGAGAAGAAAGATTCTGTTCAAAAGTACAATCTTAAAGATACCATTAAGCTGAAGATTCTTAGTCCAGACGAGAAAAGACTAAAAGCAACAGATGAAGTTAAAGATCTTGTGAAGGAAACTTTTACAAGATTTAAAAAGAGAAAAAAAATGGATTGGTTCACAGTATATATGAATGCATATACTGAGGTTTTCGATCCTCACACAAATTATTATTCTCCAAAAGATAAAGAAGACTTTGATACTCAATTTGCAGGAAAGGTAATTGGTATTGGAGCGATTATCCAGGAGAAAAAAGGATATCTCTACTTAGGGGCTCTAACGATTGGTGCTCCGGCCTGGAAATCAAAACAATTGTCCGAAGGGGATAAGATTTTGAAAGTGAAGTCTAAACCGAAAGAAGATGCTGTAAATGTTGTAGGGATGCTTTCAGATGAAGCGGTAAGATTAATCAGAGGTGAAAAAGGAACTCCTGTGACGCTGACCGTTCAGAAAAAAGATGGAACCATAAAAGAAGTTACCATGCTTCGTGAAGAGGTAGCTATTGAAGATACATTTGCAAAAAGTATTGTTGTGAATTCTCCGAATGGAAAGAAATATGGGTTCATTAATTTACCTAGTTTTAACGCTGATTTTGAAGATTCTAAAGGTAGAAATGCCTCAGACGATATTAAGAATGAGATCATTAAATTGAAAGCTCAGAATATCGAAGGGATTATTTTAGATTTAAGAAATAATGGCGGAGGATCATTAACTGAGGTTGGTGATATTATGGGATTATTCATGAATGCAGGTCCTTATGTTCAGGTAAAAGATGGAAATGGAAAAATCCAGACCCTAAAAAATAAAAATGAAACTCCGATCTGGACGGGACCATTGGTAATCATGCAAAATGAACTTTCAGCATCAGCTTCCGAAATTTTAGCGGGAGTAATGCAGGATTATGGAAGAGCTGTTATTATTGGTTCTCCTCAATCTTTTGGAAAAGGAACAGTACAGACTTTTGTTGATCTGAACAGGTTCTTGAATACAGAAGATGATTTCGGATCTTTAAAACTAACAATTCAAAAGTTCTATAGAATTACAGGAGAATCAAATCAAAGAAAAGGAATTGTTTCTGATATTCAAATGAAGGACTTTTTCACCTATGCTGAGATCGGAGAACGTTATGATGATTTTGCATTAGCTTGGGATAAAATTCCAGGAACACAGTTCCAGAAATTAAATTATTTCAATATTCAGGCACTGGAAAAGGCAAGCGCTGAAAGGATGGCTAAAAATGCAAATTATCAGCTCTTATTGGAATCTGCGCAATGGAGAGAGAAATTGGATAAAGAAGAGACCATTACGCTGAACATTAATAAATTCAATGAGGTCATGAAGCAAAGAAAAGCTCAGATTGAAAAATTCAAGGCGTTGACTAAATTTGTGAATGGACTTCAGTTTACAATGTTTCCAAGTGAGATTGAAAGGGAGAAAAAGGATGAAGCATTCAAGAAGAAGTCTGAAATGTGGATCAAGAACCTTAAGAAAGATACTTATCTTCAGGAAGCAATGAATATTGTTGCCGATATGAATGTAAAATCATAAATCATAAATAACCCGGTATAAGAAATACCGGGTTATTTATTGATCGAAAACAATAAAAATAAAATCGGAACCCAGAAGGGTTCCGATTTTATTTTCAATAATTAGGCTATTGGGAGCCTATTCCATTTACTTTTCGGGCTTTGAAATGTTATTTGATCTCTACACATCCTACACGGCCTCCGGCATTTCCTGTTGGCTGTGTGTGAAAGTCATCTGCTGCTGCATGTACAATAAGACCTTTTCCAATAATATTCTTAGACTCATCGGCACATCCTACACACCATTTATTGGTTTTGAATGTTAAAGTTGCTGTTCCACTCTGATCAGCGACAAGGTTACCGATGTCTCCCATATGGAAATGTTCCGCTCCCCATTTTCCGTGATCATCTTTTGCAGGATTCCAGTGTCCTCCTGTAGAAGTTCCATCAGCAGCCGAGCAATCTCCTTTTTCGTGAATGTGTACGGCATGGATTCCCGGAGTTAAATTAGTTACATCAAGCTTCATGATAACTTCATCTCCTTTCTGGGTGAACTTAGCAGTTCCACCAGTATTCGTTCCGCTTTTAGCATTGACCATGTATGTGTTTGTTGTTCCACAAGAAACAGCAAATAAGGCCAATCCCGTTAATAATGCAAATTTTTGTACTTTCATTTTAAAATGATTTTAAGTAATTTTTATAATAACCTAAAATTAGACATAATTTTTGAAACCACTTTATGATTCCCGTCTGTTTTAAAAACATTCCGCAATAAAAGACAAATTCACTCTGTTTAATCTTGTTATTTTTGTGAGTAAAAACAATAATTGGAAGCGTACAAAAAAAGAATTGTAAAAATTATTCAGTATATAGAGGATCACCTTGATACGGAGCTCAGCCTTGAAAAAGTTGCAGAGATCGGGGCTTATTCACCGTTCCATTTTCACAGGGTTTTTAAACTTATTACGGGAGAGACACTCCAAAACTATGTGACCAGAAAAAAAATAGAAAAAAGCGCTTTATATCTTTCTTTACGAAAGGGAATACACATAAAAGAGATCTATTTGGAGCTTGGATTTGCCAACCATTCGGTTTTTAATAAAACATTTAAAAAATATTACGGAAAGTCTCCTTCAGAATTTCGAAGATCTGCACCGGATAGTTTTCACAAGATTTTACAAATCGAAAGCAAGAACGGACAAGTTGATACGGTTTTTCACCAATACCTTTGCAAGGTAGAAAACCTATTAAAATGGCGAACCATGAATTTAAAAATTGAAGTAAAGCAACTTGAAGAAATGCATCTTGCATCCGTAATGAGCCTGGGCCTTAAAAACGTAGAGCCTTCTTACGGTAAACTAATTAGCTGGGCCACAGAAAAGCGTCCTTTTCCCGCGGATCACGTAAAAATGATCTCTGTATATCATGATAGTTTTAAAATAACGCCGCCGGATAAAGTAAGAATCCATGCCAGCATGCTTCTGGAGACTCAACTGAAAGGGCAGGAAGGTGAAATTTTTCCCGAAACTATTGAGGCGGGGAAATTCATCGTAGGAAGTGGAGAAGTAACCTTAAATGACTTTGAACAATGCTGGGCATCCTTATTCCTGTGGATGAATGAAAATCATTATACTATTAGAAAGGCTTTTCCTTTTGAAATCTATCATTCTAACTTTAAAGAACATCCCGAGGGGAAAATGATCGTCGATTTTTGTATCCCGATACATTAATTTCCGACTCAGGACGCAAACTTTACCTTTCAGTAATATTTTTTTTACTGAAAGGTATCTTCTATAGTATTTTTGATCCGAAAATTAATAACAATGAAAACTCAAAAACAAAAACTATTATTTCTCTTTGCTTTTCTCTCGTTTCTACTGAGTGTTGCTCAAGTTAAGATTACTGGAAAAGTAACTTATAGAAATAAAGGGGTTGGGGAAATCAACGTCACTTTAAAGGGAACCTACGATGGAGCAACGACGGATGCAGGAGGTAAATTCTCTTTTGAGACGACAGAAAAAGGAAACCAGACCCTTACTTTTACCCATCCAAAATACAACGATATTGAAAAATCAATTGTTATTGATAATCAAGATATTTCCGTAGATGCAGAGTTAAAAGAACAGATCAATGAAATTGATGCAGTGGTGATTTCTGCCGGTTCAATAGAAGCAAGCGACAAGAAAAGAGCGACAGCATTATTGACACCGATAGATGTTTATACAACGGCAGGTGCTGATGGGCAAATTTCATCTGCATTAACCTATCTTCCCGGTGTACAAAAAGTAGGAGAATCTGAAGGACTCTTTATTAGAGGCGGTACAGGAACGGAATCTAAGATCTTCATGGATGGAAGTCTCATCAACAACTATTTCTCGAGCTCAGTTCCCGGGATTGCGGGAAGAGACCGATTTAATACATCGCTTTTTAAAGGAAATGTTTTTTCAAGTGGTGGATATTCTGCATTATATGGGCAGGCTCTTTCCGGTGCATTAATGCTTGAAAGTGTCGATCTGCCAGATCAGAGTTCTTATGATTTTGGGATTTCACCGATCTTTTTGAGTGGTGGGTTTCAGAAATTGAGTGAGGATAAAAACCATTCCTACGGGGCAACTTTAGGATATTCTCTTTTAAGTCTTATGCAAAAGGTGCTTAATTTCAACACAGATTTTATAAATGCACCAGAGGGGCTTAACGGAGATGCTAATTTTAGAATTAAAACAAAATCCGGAGGGTTTTTCAAGTATTACGGAATGTACGATACCAATAAAATGGGAGTAAGAGCAGCAAGTTTGGAGCCGGGATCGGACTATGCACTGGTTAGAATCAATGGAAAAAATACCTATCACAATTTGTCTTTTAAACAGAAGTTCGGAAAGTATCTGTTGAATACAGGAGCTTCCTATTCGTATAACAGGTCTGATCTTAATTTTTCCGGGGAAACGAATGATATTGAATCTGCTAAAACCCAACTTTTAACCACAGGTAATTATATCAATTTTAAGGCTGTGTTAGAAAGGAAGATCAATAAAATAAGTGCAGTACGTGGAGGGTTTGAATTAAATAATACGGACGAAAAACTGAATTTTGAGGACGTAAAAAAACATTATCAGGATTTTATATCTTCTGTTTTTGCAGAAACGGATCTTGGGTTTAGCAACCAACTCTCAGCAAAGATAGGAGTAAGAGCAGAAAATTCTTCCTTTTTAAATAAAAGTAATATAGCTCCCCGCTTAGCATTAGCTTATCGTTTAGCTCAGAACTGGACGACTTCATTTGCCTATGGATTGTTTTATCAAAATCCTGAAAGTAAATATATTAATGGCCCGGCCAGCTTGGACTTTCAAAAATCACAGCACTATATTTTACAGTTGCAAAGAACATCTGAAGGGAGAAGCTTAAGATTGGAGGCTTTTTATAAAAAATATGACCAGCTGATAAAAGTGAAAAACATTGCTAATATTGATAGTCAAAATCAGCCCGTACAGACTGCAATTAATAACGATGGCTATGGATATGCAAAAGGATTGGAGCTATTTTGGAGAGATAAAAAAACATTTGAAAATATTGATTATTGGATCAGCTACTCGTTTTTGGATTCTAAAAGAGATTTTATGAATTATCCCGTTAGCTTAAAACCCAATTTTGCATCTGAACACACCCTTTCAGTAGTGGGCAAAAGATTTATTCCGGAATGGAAATTAGGCGTTAATCTTTCATATACCTATTCTAAGGGGCGTCCTTATTATGATATCGCCAGCAAGGATGTCAATGGAAATGTGGTGAACTTTACAAGGAATGAAGGGAGATTAAAAGATTATAATGCATTAAATTTAAGTTTTAATTATCTTCCAAATCTCGGAAAAAAAGATTCTAAAGTATTTACTGTTTTCGTATTAAGTGTATCCAATGTGCTGGGGACAAAAAATGTATATGGATATAATTTCTCACAAGATGGATCACGAAGTTCTGCTGTAGTTCCTCCGGTAAATACATTTGTTTTTGTTGGTGCATTTATCAGTTTTGGGGTCGATAAAACCCAGGATGCTATCAATAATAATTTATAACAAAATAAAAAGATTGTATGTTTAGTTTCATCAACATGAAAATGAAATCATACCTTTCAATAGAATAAAACAAACCCTAAAAATTAAAAAACAATGAAAAAGTACCTATTAAGTTTTGCTTTAGCTTTTATGAGCTTAACCGCTTTTGCTCAGGCTGATTATGAAAAAATAATGTCTGAAAAGATTGCAAAAATCGAAACCTGTAAAACAGTGGAAGATTTCCAGACTTTAGCGAATGATTTCCAGAGAATAGGAAGTAAGGAAAGCGGGAAATGGCTTCCAAGTTATTATGCTGCTTTTTCGTACATACAGAAGGGACGCGTAATGATGAGAGAAGGAAAAACACAGGATCTTGATGAGGTAGCCAATCAAGCTGACAAACATTTGGCAACTGCTCAGAATCTTGCGGGAGCAGATAATGCAGAGATCCATCTACTAAAAAAAATGGCGTATTCTTTAAGAATGATGGTGAATCCGCAGCAGCGATATATGACGGATGGGATGAAAGCAGCAGAAGAACTTCAGATAGCGGAGAAATTAGACCCTACAAACCCAAGAATAGCTTTGATCAAAGCAGAAGATATATACTTCACACCAGAACAGTACGGAGGAAGCAAAACTAAAGGAATTGAAATGTTTAAGAAGGCCGCAGATCAATACAATTCATACAAACCGAAATCTTCAATGGATCCAAATTGGGGAAAAGGAGAAGCCGAATATTTCATCAGCCAACCTGCAAAATAGCCGTAAAATATAATATTAATGAAGTCTTCCCAATCGGGAAGACTTTTATTTTGCCTTTCAGTAAAGGAAAATGACGATTCAGTGAAAAATAATTTTTGCTACATTTATTATCGACTAATTTTGGACCAAGAAATAAACTCATGAAACGCAAAAGCCTTATCGTTCTGCTTTGGGTATCCATAGGAACCGCACTATTTTTCTTTTTAGTTTTTACAAAAGAGAAAACAATAGAAAATTTCATGCTTTCCTTTCTGATTTCCGGTCTTTATTCCTTTGTCCTGGGAATAGGAAACGGTTTAATTAATGATTATTTAAATAAAAAGATTCCCTGGTCAGAAGCGACTACCAGAAGAGCGATTATAAGTGTAGTTTCGATCCTTGTTGCCAATATTATTTTAGTGTATGTATGTAATTACATTAATTTTGTGATTTTTCAAAGGGCATCAACATCACAAGAGTTCTTTTCAGGAAAATATAATTTTACCAATTGGTTTATGGTGAACATTGCCCTTCTTATTTCAGCTTTTCTGCATGCCAGAGGATTTATGGAAGAGCTTAAAAAGACCTCCAAAAAAGAAGTCGTAGAGCAGAAA is a window from the Chryseobacterium sp. T16E-39 genome containing:
- a CDS encoding GMP reductase — translated: MRIEYEIKLGFKDVMFRPKRSTLKSRSEVDLEREFTFRHTKKKWKGTPIIAANMDTVGTFEMAVELAKDKIITAIHKHYSVEEWDQFLQSQPESIHQYIALSTGTGKADEEKLKQILERHPKIEFLCIDVANGYSEHFVGFVKQARANFPDKIIMAGNVVTGEMVEELLLVGADIIKVGIGPGSVCTTRVKTGVGYPQLSAIIECSDAAHGLGGHIIADGGCKVPGDVAKAFGGGADFVMLGGMFAGHDESGGEMIEENGKKYRLFYGMSSKTAMDKHSGGVAEYRASEGKTVKAAYKGPVSETVKDILGGVRSTCTYVGASKLKELSKRTTFIRVQEQENQIFKD
- a CDS encoding prolipoprotein diacylglyceryl transferase; translation: MDFPVTFQIFGKTMLAHPIFEALGMFMGMRYYFYLKRKSSEKLSFNTSAAVLIGATAGALIGSKLIGNLENPYKLFEHFNFKSIWSNNTIVGGLAFGLIGVELAKKIVGHKESTGDLIVYPLLLAIIIGRVGCFLTGVDEETYGVPTQSIFGMHLGDQYLRHPVALYEIVFLLGLWVVLKIKQSTADYPSGYIFQIFMVSYFIFRFFLDFIKPRVELIGNFGTIQLVCLSVIIYYIFKIKETKTVNSH
- a CDS encoding radical SAM protein, whose amino-acid sequence is MPVRNYTYYDYTISLCPECLKRVGAKIIIEDEAVFMTKRCPEHGFFKTKIASDVHYYKNIRNYNKASEMPLHFGTDVEYGCPYDCGLCVDHEQHSCLSIVEVTDRCNLTCPTCYAMSSPHYGSHRSLEEIEAMFDVIVKNEGQPDVVQISGGEPTIHPEFFKIMDIAKSKPIKHLMLNTNGVRIANDPGFAEKLATYASEFEVYLQFDSFKPEVLMDFRGKDLTDVRMKALEKLNELNLSTTLVIVLQQGKNIDEIGKIIEFALKQKCVRGITFQPVEIAGRNREDSAHEKITLTEVRQEILNQFPLLNSDDIIPVPCNPDALAMGYILKLEGEIIPLTRYINPADLLNNESRNTIVYEQDAGLQMQLLDIFSTGISVDKVKPKVNQLLCCLPEVSAPDLDYDNLFRIIIMNFMDAHDFDVRAVKKSCVHIVNKDLKLIPFETMNLFYRDGKKEYLEELRKEDKVLF
- a CDS encoding GNAT family N-acetyltransferase, whose amino-acid sequence is MYSKLDNPVYHSLNEHHEKFCLNFGDSKFYNPEVAAFGGALEAGKENDIAEYSKICDDFLMFGAKPIGNFKTELSQLVCDQYVLEKKINLELTEDILLLTEENQTELLLFVKKFYPHYFKNRTPELGRYFGIFKDNKLVAVTGERMQMNDMTEVSAVITDSDYLGKGYAKQLVAFVSSKIFEDNKTPFLHVAETNTGAKKLYEKLGFDHRGTINLWGVKR
- the surE gene encoding 5'/3'-nucleotidase SurE — translated: MERPLILVTNDDGITAPGIRNLINFMNEIGEVIVVAPNSPQSGKGHAITINSTLSYEEVKLDGPQTDYSCSGTPVDCVKMALDKILTRRPDIVVSGINHGANSSINVIYSGTMSAAVEAGVEGIPAIGFSLLDFSWEADFTQAKEFIQNIVKRTLENPMPKGIVLNVNIPKLPAGEIKGIKVCKQANAKWEESFDERVNPHGKKYYWLTGYFNNMDESEDADETALANGYISIVPVKFDLTAYEYMKTLEEVMNFD
- a CDS encoding carboxy terminal-processing peptidase, which gives rise to MWKNFKLNKFLLLIPLTSLMFCFNSPKNDDEKMQTIMVSVKNTLSYLHYSPKPINDAYSKDVYKHYFEMVDSGKRYFLQSDMDEFSKHETKLDDYLNLGDLTFYKLTIDRLYQRVDEIDQITQDIFSKPINLEEDETLTLEPKLKKVPANKQEQYNEWRKFIKYNILQEIESMNSKEQAQKEKKDSVQKYNLKDTIKLKILSPDEKRLKATDEVKDLVKETFTRFKKRKKMDWFTVYMNAYTEVFDPHTNYYSPKDKEDFDTQFAGKVIGIGAIIQEKKGYLYLGALTIGAPAWKSKQLSEGDKILKVKSKPKEDAVNVVGMLSDEAVRLIRGEKGTPVTLTVQKKDGTIKEVTMLREEVAIEDTFAKSIVVNSPNGKKYGFINLPSFNADFEDSKGRNASDDIKNEIIKLKAQNIEGIILDLRNNGGGSLTEVGDIMGLFMNAGPYVQVKDGNGKIQTLKNKNETPIWTGPLVIMQNELSASASEILAGVMQDYGRAVIIGSPQSFGKGTVQTFVDLNRFLNTEDDFGSLKLTIQKFYRITGESNQRKGIVSDIQMKDFFTYAEIGERYDDFALAWDKIPGTQFQKLNYFNIQALEKASAERMAKNANYQLLLESAQWREKLDKEETITLNINKFNEVMKQRKAQIEKFKALTKFVNGLQFTMFPSEIEREKKDEAFKKKSEMWIKNLKKDTYLQEAMNIVADMNVKS
- a CDS encoding superoxide dismutase family protein; this translates as MKVQKFALLTGLALFAVSCGTTNTYMVNAKSGTNTGGTAKFTQKGDEVIMKLDVTNLTPGIHAVHIHEKGDCSAADGTSTGGHWNPAKDDHGKWGAEHFHMGDIGNLVADQSGTATLTFKTNKWCVGCADESKNIIGKGLIVHAAADDFHTQPTGNAGGRVGCVEIK